One part of the Lachnospiraceae bacterium JLR.KK002 genome encodes these proteins:
- the dprA gene encoding DNA-processing protein DprA — translation MKTEAYHNRYEYWLAGLLCLPGKKKIRLREMAGGAEGLYRMKQASLRKLPGLTERERAKLEQGQSAPEEELEKMRTYCIRQDIRLILHQDSEYPARLEQIYNPPYGLYCRGTLPPESALAVAVVGARACSAYGRQVAEQVGYHLAGQGVSVVSGMAAGIDGAGQRGALQAGGKSYGVLGCGVDICYPAGNRQLYEALPAQGGLISEYPPGTRPLACFFPQRNRIISGLSDVVLVVEAREKSGALITGDFALEQGKEVYAVPGRVGDALSQGTNRLIGQGAGIFLSWEDFQKELGLFPNFLESSVKIKKLSLEKSERLVYSCLDLSPKNLDELMAETGYSLTELMENLESLREKGCILEVYRNCYIRRAECK, via the coding sequence ATGAAGACAGAAGCATATCATAACAGGTACGAATACTGGCTGGCAGGACTGCTTTGCCTTCCGGGGAAGAAGAAAATCCGGCTGCGGGAAATGGCCGGCGGGGCAGAAGGGCTTTACCGGATGAAACAGGCGAGCCTTCGGAAACTGCCTGGACTGACGGAACGGGAAAGAGCAAAACTGGAGCAGGGGCAAAGCGCTCCGGAGGAAGAACTGGAAAAAATGCGGACATACTGTATACGGCAGGATATCCGGCTGATTCTGCATCAGGATTCGGAATATCCTGCCCGCCTGGAGCAGATTTACAATCCGCCCTACGGTCTGTACTGCCGGGGGACTCTGCCGCCGGAATCTGCACTGGCTGTGGCTGTGGTGGGAGCCAGAGCCTGCTCCGCCTATGGCAGACAGGTGGCGGAACAGGTGGGATATCATCTGGCCGGACAGGGGGTCTCCGTAGTCAGCGGCATGGCTGCCGGCATTGACGGAGCCGGTCAACGGGGCGCTTTGCAGGCAGGAGGGAAATCCTATGGAGTTCTGGGCTGCGGTGTGGATATCTGCTATCCCGCCGGCAACCGGCAACTGTACGAGGCCCTTCCGGCCCAGGGAGGGCTGATTTCCGAATATCCTCCCGGCACCAGGCCGCTGGCCTGTTTTTTTCCTCAGAGGAACCGGATTATCAGCGGTCTGTCCGATGTGGTACTGGTGGTGGAGGCGCGGGAAAAGAGCGGCGCGCTGATTACCGGGGATTTTGCACTGGAGCAGGGAAAAGAGGTCTATGCGGTGCCGGGCAGAGTCGGAGATGCCCTGAGCCAGGGGACCAATCGGCTGATTGGACAGGGGGCCGGAATTTTCCTGTCCTGGGAGGACTTTCAGAAAGAACTGGGCCTTTTTCCAAATTTTTTAGAATCTTCTGTCAAAATAAAAAAATTATCACTTGAAAAATCAGAAAGGTTGGTGTATAGTTGTCTGGATTTGAGTCCGAAGAATCTGGACGAGCTTATGGCAGAAACCGGATATTCCCTGACAGAACTTATGGAAAATCTGGAATCTCTGAGAGAAAAAGGATGTATACTGGAAGTATACAGGAACTGCTATATCCGAAGGGCAGAATGTAAGTGA